The DNA region CTCCCGTCGCTTCAGCGCGGCGGCCTGTCCACGCTTCAGATCGGGGATAAGGCCGTGCTTGAGGAAATGGCCCGGCAAATCGCGGAAGCGCTTCCCGATGCCCCGGAATACGAGGAGGCTGACGCTGAGAACACCGGGGAAATCATCGCAGTATTTCCCGACGGCAGCGAAGTGCGCAAATAATAAAGACTCAGCCACGCTTACGCGTGGCGGCTCCCCGCATCCAAATCTTACGGGGCGGGGAGAAGGCGATATGCGGGGACCGCAAGTAGGGGCCTCAAGGCTGCCTCATGGCCCCTTTTTGCCTTCTTCGGGAGATAACGACCAAGAATCAGACTAGCGTGATCTTTTAATTACCCTGTGAATTAGCCGAGAAAAACCGGCTACTTATCAACACTTGGGTGGTCCCAGGCGCGATTTCCCCCCTTGACTTCTCCTTGCATCAAGGTATGCGAAGACCAAAAAGATAAGCAATTGATATATAGGTATTTTTTACCGAAATTGATTCGAGTTTTCGTAAGATTTGCGTCTCAGTCAACAGGTTAGCTGTTGCAACACATTGCAAAAGCGTCTACTCAATTTGCGTATCCACAGCGGATACACAAAAAAAGAGCCCCGCCTAAGCGGGGCTAAGTTGACGCTACTTCGACTGGTTAGGCGATGAACGCGGGGGAACGCGGCCAACGTCGGCAATGGGCGCGAACTTGTTCCCATTGCCCCAGTCTGAAGCGCCAGTATCGGATAACCGACACGGGCCTACTAATTGAGCATACTATCCGCATGGGCTTTATCCTTTCTCGGATAAAGGCAAGGAGAGCTTGCCACCCCTTCGGTCACTTCCGCCGAAGCTAGAGTCCTCCCACAACAGTTTGGACTAGAAAGCTCCGAATCAGGCGAGCGCTAATGCGTATGCCACCTTGCTTATCTACAAGGTGCTGAAAACCTTGGCAAGTCGAGCATTGTTCATGATTTGTTTTTTTGCATTTATGCACATGGCTGGGGAAAACGAATAATCTCAGTTATGGCAATCGGCAAAAAACTAGAAAAAACATAATAAAATCAATACGGATGGCGGAAGAGGTGGGATTCGAACCCACGGTACGGTTTCCCGCACGCCGGTTTTCAAGACCGGTTCCTTAAACCACTCGGACACTCTTCCTTGTGCGCCTTATGGCGCAAAGGGCATGGCCAATGCAAGGGTGGGGCGGAAAAATCTGCGGCCGGAAGACCGGCCGGTTAACGGTTGAGCGAAGCGCTGTTAGGATCCTGTAAACCATGATCATTAAAATTGTTGCTATCGCGAGGAAATCATTTCGTAAATTCGCCATGACTGTCGCCGAGTTAAAGTCTCGTTAGGTGAGTGGGCGTACGCAATATTGGCCCGTCATCGGGCAGTTGCTTAACCATACGATCTTGGGCGGCGTGGGACATATGAGACTGGAATACGGGGCGGCCTCTTTCGCAATGGGTACGCGGTGGCTGGCGCTGGCGCTGATGTGCGCCACCGTCACGGCTTGCGGTACGGCTTCGCAGGCGCCGAAAAAGCGCGCTCACGGCAAGGAATATTTCTCCGAAAAGGAATATGGCGTCAAAGCAAGCCCGCGCGTTGCCAGCGGCGCCAACATACCGAAGGGCGGCGGGCGCTACATCGTCGGCAACCCTTACGAGGTCAAGGGCAAGTGGTATTATCCCAAGGAAGACTTCGCCTATAGCAAAGTGGGCGTCGCATCGTGGTATGGCTCCGCATTTCACGGCCGGCTGACGGCAAACGGCGAAGTCTACGACCAGATGCACCTTTCCGCCGCGCATCCGACCTTCCCGCTGCCGAGCTATGCGCGTGTCACCAATCTCGAAAACGGCTCGTCGGTGGTCGTGCGCGTCAACGACCGCGGCCCCTATCACGAAGGCCGCATCATCGACCTTTCCAACAAGACGGCGACCATGCTCGACCTGCAGCACAGCGGCACCGGCAAGGTGCGCGTGCAATATGTCGGCAAGGCGCGCATGGATGGGCACGACATGCCTTACCTGATGGCATCCTACGTGCCGAAGGGAAGCCGGGTTCCGGGCGTCAATCCGGGAGGGCAGATCGCAACCGGCGTGATGGTTGCGTCGAACAGCAAGAAGATCACCGGCGATCAACTGCAGAGCCTTGGCACGTTGACTGTCGATCAGTCTAAGGTGCCGGTGCCTATGTCCGCGACGGCCTACGGCGGCTCGACGCCAAGCGCGCGCTACAATGCGGCACCCGTGCCCATGCCATCTCCGACCTTCGGCAATTCAGGACGGGCGTTCGAGCAGATGGTCGTGCTGCCGCAGATTGGACCCATTCCCTATGAGCGCCCTTACGGCTCCGGGCAGGGCGGTTCGCTCGCCATGGGCTACCAGGGCGGGGACGAGAAGACGGTGACCGTCGAGCTCGCCTTCGACGCCGTCATGGTCCGCAATGACGGTCTGACGCATGATTCGATCCTCGCCTCTTTCAAGCGCCAGCAGGCAAAACAGATCGCACCCTGATTTGAAGCGATTGCGCGCGCCGCGCGCTGCCTCTAACGTCGAGAGTCGAACCTTCGATCCCATGGAGCCTCGATGTTGAAGCGTCTGCTTCGTCTGTGTGCGTGCCTTCTGCCCTTCGCTTCGCAATCGAACGCTGCCGAAACCGCGCCCGCCGGCTTTGTGACCAAGGCCGCGCAGGCCTATATGATCGAGGCATCGACCGGAACGGTGCTGCTTGCGAAGAATGAGGAGCAGAGCTTCTCACCTGCCTCGCTGGCAAAGCTGATGACGATGGATCTGGTCTTCGGCTCACTGAAGAAGGGCGAGATCACGCTCGATACCGAATATCCGGTTTCCGAATATGCCTGGCGCACGGGAGGCGCACCATCGCGGACGGCAACGATGTTCGCAGCGCTGAAATCCCATATTCGCGTCGAGGACTTGATCAAAGGCGTTGCCGTCCAGGGCGCGAACGACGGGTGCATCATCCTTGCGGAGGGCATGAGCGGCACCGAGGGCAATTTCGCTGCTGCAATGACGCGACGGGCGCAGACGCTCGACATGCAGAAATCGATCTTTACTAACTCCACCGGCCTGCCGGACGGCAAAAGCAAGGTGTCCGCGCGTGACCTGGTGGCGCTCGCGGTCGATCTGCAGCAATCCTACCCCGAATATTATCATTACTTCGCGCAGCCGGATTTCGAGTGGAACAAGATCTTCCAGCGCAACCGCAATCCCTTGCTGGGCTTAGGGCTTGGCGCCGACGGGCTGGCAACCGGCTTTGCCGAGGGCGAGGGATATTCGATCGTCGCCTCGGCGGAGCGTGACGGAAAGCGGCTCTTCCTGGCGCTCGGCGGCATTGCTTCCGACAAGGAACGGACCGAGGAGGCAAAGCGCATCTTGGAATGGGGGCAGACCGCTTTCGAGGATCGTCAGTTGTTCGCGGACAAGGAAGTTGTCGGCGCGGCCAGCGTCTATGGCGGCCAGACCGGAAAAGTGGACCTCGTCGCGAAGGGGCCCGTCAGTGTCTACATTCCGGTCAGCAATCCTGACAGGCTCTCAGCGAGGATCGTCTATCGCTGGCCGCTGACGGCGCCCGTTGCTGCTGATGCCGAAGCGGGCACGCTGGTCATCTCGGCGGGCGGCCGCATATTGCGCGAAGTGCCGCTTTATACCGCACAAGGCGTCGCGCAGGGTTCGCTGACGAGCCGGGCGTTCGATGCGCTTCTGGAGCTCGGCGAATCGCTGCTCTTCTCATGGCTCTGGGACACGGCCGAACCCACCTGATCGCCATATTCATTGCCTAAATTGCCGGGGAAGGAACGGAAGGTGTCCAGCCTGACGGTTTCGCTTGGCCCTGTCTTCGGATAGATAGGAAGAAAGCCCAGTGGCGCGGGCGCTGAAGAATGCGGGAATGTGTCATTGTCATCCGGTACGGGATTGTTCGTTACGTTTGAAGGCGGGGAAGGGGCTGGGAAGTCCACGCAGATCCGCCGGCTGGCGGAAGCGCTGAGGGCGCGCGGCCATGAGGTTCTGCTGACGCGGGAACCCGGCGGCTCGCCCGGTGCCGAAGCCGTGCGCCATGTGTTGCTGTCCGGCGCCGCGGAGGCCTTCGGCACGCGCATGGAAGCCATTCTCTTTGCCGCGGCCCGCAATGATCACGTCGAGGCGGTGATTCGCCCAGCGCTTCTTCAGAGCAAGATCGTGCTGTGCGACCGCTTCATGGATTCCTCGCGCGTCTATCAGGGCGTGACGGGCAATCTCGAGGCGGATTTCATCGAGACGCTGCAGCGGATTGCCGTCAACGGCGTCGTGCCGGATTGCACGCTGATCCTCGACATTCCAGCAAGGCTTGGTCTGGAGCGAGTAAAGAAGCGCAGTGCGGCGACGGCCAGCGGACCGGACCGCTTCGAAAAGGACGAACTCGAAATCCACGAAAAACGCCGCGAAGCCTATCTCGACATAGCCGCGCGCGAACCGGAACGGTGCCACGTCGTCAACGCGACGCAGGACGAAGAGGCAATTGCCGCGGAAATTCTCGCGATCGTCAACCAGCTTCTTGCACCCGTTGCCGCCGCGAAGATGCCGGAGGCCGCGCATGAGTGACGAGCGACCGGGACTTCTGGACGGCGCCATCTGGCCGGCCGAAAACACGAAACTCTTCGGGCATGACGGCGCACAAGCCTTTCTTTCGCAATCCTACCGCTCCGGCAAAGGCCATCACGCGGTCCTAATCGAGGGGCCGGAGGGGATCGGAAAGGCAACGCTGGCTTTTCGCTTTGCGAATTACGTTCTGTCGAATCCCGATCCGGCAATGGCGCCTACAGCGATCGGCGATCCCGACCCAGCCTCTTCCGTCAGCCGCCAGATCGCTTCAGGGGCGTCGCATAACCTGCTCTATCTTTCCCGTCCCGTCGACGAGAAGACAGGCAAGGTGAAGTCGGCGATCACGGTGGACGAGGTGCGGCGCGCCGGACGCTTCTTCTCGCAGACTTCCGGAACAGGCAACTGGCGCATCGTCATCATCGATCCGGCAGACGACATGAACCGCAACGCGGCAAACGCCATCCTGAAAATTCTCGAGGAGCCGCCGAAACGGGCGCTTTTCCTCGTGCTGTCGCATGCACCGGGCAAGCTTCTGCCGACGATCCGTTCCCGGTGTCTCCCGCTCAGGCTTTCGCCGCTGGATAATAGCGCTTTGGGTGCGGCGCTCGCCACTCTCGGCGTAAGCGGCAGCGATGCCTCGATGCTATCGGCGGCGAAGGGAAGCGTCGGGGAGGCATTGAAGCTTCTGAATTATGGGGGCGGCGAGATCATCGCGGCTTACAGCGAGGTCCTGTCGGCTCAAGGTCCGACGGCTCGAAAGGCGATGCATCGCCTGGCGGATGCCTTGTCCGGCAAGGATAGCGACACGGTCTTTGAGTTCTTCACGAGCTATGTCGGCGACGATCTCATGAGCCGGGCGCGCCAAGCGGCGCGGGTAGGGCAGCTTTCCGCCGCCGAACGGCTGGCACGGCTGCAATCCGATATCAACGAGCGGCTTGCCGTTTCCGACGCTTACAATCTCGACCGCAAGCAGACGATCCTTAGTATTCTCGGCGATATCAAGCAGCCGGGGCCCTGATCAGCCTGTGAGCAGCTTCCACGCGACGATTACAAGCGTGAGTGCAAGAACGATGCGGATCGTGCGTTCATGCAGCTTCGGCGCCAGGAGACTGCCGGCGATGATGCCCGGAATCGAACCGATCAGCAGCGCAATCAGCAGTGGCCAGTCGATCTCTCCGATGATCCAGTAGCCCATGCCGCCGATCAGCGTCAGCGGCACCGCATGGACGATATCGGAGCCGACGATTTCGCGGACATCGAGCCGCGGATAAAGGACAAGCAGGATCGTCACGCCCAGTGCACCGGCGCCGACCGATGTCAGCGTAACGAGGATGCCGAGCGCCAGTCCGAGGACGGTGGTGAGAATGACAATCGTCGCCGGGCGGGGCGGGGCGCGCTCGCCGGTGACCCGGCGGGCGAATGCGAGGATCTGCGCCCGGAAGACAAGCATCACCGCTGTCATGACGAGCAGCCAGCCAAGTGCAACGGTAATCGTATGGGCAACCTCGACGCTCTTGCGGTCGACGCCTGCCATCAGCCAGAGCATCAGAAGCGCTGCCGGGACGCTGCCCGCGCCCAGCGCGCCGACAACACGCCAGTTGATGCGGCCATGCATGCCATGAACCGCCGTGCCCGCCGTCTTTGTGACGGCGGCATAAAGCAGGTCAGTGCCGACCGCGGTTGCCGGATGGATGCCGAAAAGCAGGACAAGCAGCGGCGTCATCAGCGAGCCGCCGCCGACGCCAGTGATGCCGACAAGCGCGCCAACGAAAAAGCCGGAAAGCGAATAGAGCGGCTGAAAATTTTCGAGA from Rhizobium sullae includes:
- a CDS encoding septal ring lytic transglycosylase RlpA family protein is translated as MRLEYGAASFAMGTRWLALALMCATVTACGTASQAPKKRAHGKEYFSEKEYGVKASPRVASGANIPKGGGRYIVGNPYEVKGKWYYPKEDFAYSKVGVASWYGSAFHGRLTANGEVYDQMHLSAAHPTFPLPSYARVTNLENGSSVVVRVNDRGPYHEGRIIDLSNKTATMLDLQHSGTGKVRVQYVGKARMDGHDMPYLMASYVPKGSRVPGVNPGGQIATGVMVASNSKKITGDQLQSLGTLTVDQSKVPVPMSATAYGGSTPSARYNAAPVPMPSPTFGNSGRAFEQMVVLPQIGPIPYERPYGSGQGGSLAMGYQGGDEKTVTVELAFDAVMVRNDGLTHDSILASFKRQQAKQIAP
- a CDS encoding D-alanyl-D-alanine carboxypeptidase family protein; protein product: MLKRLLRLCACLLPFASQSNAAETAPAGFVTKAAQAYMIEASTGTVLLAKNEEQSFSPASLAKLMTMDLVFGSLKKGEITLDTEYPVSEYAWRTGGAPSRTATMFAALKSHIRVEDLIKGVAVQGANDGCIILAEGMSGTEGNFAAAMTRRAQTLDMQKSIFTNSTGLPDGKSKVSARDLVALAVDLQQSYPEYYHYFAQPDFEWNKIFQRNRNPLLGLGLGADGLATGFAEGEGYSIVASAERDGKRLFLALGGIASDKERTEEAKRILEWGQTAFEDRQLFADKEVVGAASVYGGQTGKVDLVAKGPVSVYIPVSNPDRLSARIVYRWPLTAPVAADAEAGTLVISAGGRILREVPLYTAQGVAQGSLTSRAFDALLELGESLLFSWLWDTAEPT
- the tmk gene encoding dTMP kinase: MSSGTGLFVTFEGGEGAGKSTQIRRLAEALRARGHEVLLTREPGGSPGAEAVRHVLLSGAAEAFGTRMEAILFAAARNDHVEAVIRPALLQSKIVLCDRFMDSSRVYQGVTGNLEADFIETLQRIAVNGVVPDCTLILDIPARLGLERVKKRSAATASGPDRFEKDELEIHEKRREAYLDIAAREPERCHVVNATQDEEAIAAEILAIVNQLLAPVAAAKMPEAAHE
- a CDS encoding DNA polymerase III subunit delta', with the protein product MSDERPGLLDGAIWPAENTKLFGHDGAQAFLSQSYRSGKGHHAVLIEGPEGIGKATLAFRFANYVLSNPDPAMAPTAIGDPDPASSVSRQIASGASHNLLYLSRPVDEKTGKVKSAITVDEVRRAGRFFSQTSGTGNWRIVIIDPADDMNRNAANAILKILEEPPKRALFLVLSHAPGKLLPTIRSRCLPLRLSPLDNSALGAALATLGVSGSDASMLSAAKGSVGEALKLLNYGGGEIIAAYSEVLSAQGPTARKAMHRLADALSGKDSDTVFEFFTSYVGDDLMSRARQAARVGQLSAAERLARLQSDINERLAVSDAYNLDRKQTILSILGDIKQPGP
- a CDS encoding sulfite exporter TauE/SafE family protein, producing the protein MTFLENFQPLYSLSGFFVGALVGITGVGGGSLMTPLLVLLFGIHPATAVGTDLLYAAVTKTAGTAVHGMHGRINWRVVGALGAGSVPAALLMLWLMAGVDRKSVEVAHTITVALGWLLVMTAVMLVFRAQILAFARRVTGERAPPRPATIVILTTVLGLALGILVTLTSVGAGALGVTILLVLYPRLDVREIVGSDIVHAVPLTLIGGMGYWIIGEIDWPLLIALLIGSIPGIIAGSLLAPKLHERTIRIVLALTLVIVAWKLLTG